The following coding sequences lie in one Rutidosis leptorrhynchoides isolate AG116_Rl617_1_P2 chromosome 6, CSIRO_AGI_Rlap_v1, whole genome shotgun sequence genomic window:
- the LOC139852924 gene encoding uncharacterized protein isoform X1 has product MDRYTKVEQKKPNVPINQNEIRITSQGLVRNYIIYATTLLQDKRGNEIVLKAMGQVISKTVAIAEIIKRNIPRLHQDTEISSISITDVWEPIEEGLLPVEMTRQVSMISITLSTKELDKNSPGYQAPLYVDRPRPQYNNYQRQQSRQAYNAVNEEDGNYHGNRGRGQGGVRGERGRGLSRGGYGNQGDGYRNFEGDGYRNYQGDGPRNYQRDGPRNFQRDGPRNYQGDGPRNYQRDGSRDYQGDGPRNYQRDGPRNYQGDGPRNFQRDGPRNYHGDGGYDNYRGGRGGGYGNYRGGRGYGNNQGGGDYGNYKGSGEYGNYQDNNGYANRGRGGRGGNAGYRGGYMGGGGNRGGGGGGRFNGRGGRGRMMDDRPRDNGNRQRQ; this is encoded by the exons ATGGATAGATACACGAAAGTTGAACAAAAGAAACCTAATGTACCTATCAATCAAAATGAAATCAGGATTACGTCACAAGGATTGGTTCGTAACTACATCATTTACGCTACTACTCTTCTCCAG GATAAACGTGGGAATGAAATTGTCTTAAAAGCAATGGGACAGGTAATCAGCAAGACAGTAGCTATTGCAGAGATTATCAAG AGAAACATTCCTCGATTGCATCAAGATACTGAAATCAGCTCAATAAGCATAACTGATGTATGGGAACCTATTGAAGAGGGCCTTTTACC TGTGGAGATGACTCGCCAGGTGTCAATGATATCAATCACCTTGTCAACTAAGGAGCTGGATAAGAATTCACCAGG GTACCAAGCTCCTCTCTATGTAGATCGACCAAGGCCACAGTATAACAACTATCAGAGGCAACAATCAAGACAGGCGTACAATGCGGTAAATGAAG AGGATGGAAACTATCATGGAAATAGGGGCCGTGGTCAAGGTGGAGTAAGAGGAGAAAGGGGTCGTGGTTTGAGCAGGGGTGGTTATGGGAATCAAGGGGATGGTTACAGAAACTTTGAAGGTGATGGGTACCGAAACTACCAAGGAGATGGGCCCAGAAACTACCAAAGGGATGGGCCCAGAAATTTCCAAAGGGATGGGCCCAGAAACTACCAAGGTGATGGGCCCAGAAATTATCAAAGGGATGGGTCTAGAGATTACCAAGGAGATGGCCCCAGAAATTACCAAAGGGATGGGCCCAGAAACTACCAAGGGGATGGGCCCAGAAATTTCCAAAGAGATGGGCCCAGAAACTATCATGGTGATGGTGGATATGATAACTACCGAGGTGGAAGAGGGGGTGGTTATGGGAATTATCGTGGTGGGCGGGGTTATGGAAATAATCAAGGCGGGGGTGATTATGGAAACTACAAAGGCAGTGGTGAATATGGAAACTATCAAG ATAACAATGGTTATGCAAATCGCGGTCGAGGTGGTCGTGGAGGAAATGCAGGATATCGTG GTGGTTACATGGGAGGAGGCGGCAACAGGGGTGGAGGTGGCGGTGGCAGATTCAATGGAAGAGGTGGTAGGGGAAGGATGATGGATGACCGCCCTAGGGATAACGGTAATCGACAGAGACAGTAG
- the LOC139852924 gene encoding uncharacterized protein isoform X2 → MDRYTKVEQKKPNVPINQNEIRITSQGLVRNYIIYATTLLQDKRGNEIVLKAMGQVISKTVAIAEIIKRNIPRLHQDTEISSISITDVWEPIEEGLLPVEMTRQVSMISITLSTKELDKNSPGYQAPLYVDRPRPQYNNYQRQQSRQAYNAVNEEDGNYHGNRGRGQGGVRGERGRGLSRGGYGNQGDGYRNFEGDGYRNYQGDGPRNYQRDGPRNFQRDGPRNYQGDGPRNYQRDGSRDYQGDGPRNYQRDGPRNYQGDGPRNFQRDGPRNYHGDGGYDNYRGGRGGGYGNYRGGRGYGNNQGGGDYGNYKGSGEYGNYQDNNGYANRGRGGRGGNAGYRDFGSNVYCGC, encoded by the exons ATGGATAGATACACGAAAGTTGAACAAAAGAAACCTAATGTACCTATCAATCAAAATGAAATCAGGATTACGTCACAAGGATTGGTTCGTAACTACATCATTTACGCTACTACTCTTCTCCAG GATAAACGTGGGAATGAAATTGTCTTAAAAGCAATGGGACAGGTAATCAGCAAGACAGTAGCTATTGCAGAGATTATCAAG AGAAACATTCCTCGATTGCATCAAGATACTGAAATCAGCTCAATAAGCATAACTGATGTATGGGAACCTATTGAAGAGGGCCTTTTACC TGTGGAGATGACTCGCCAGGTGTCAATGATATCAATCACCTTGTCAACTAAGGAGCTGGATAAGAATTCACCAGG GTACCAAGCTCCTCTCTATGTAGATCGACCAAGGCCACAGTATAACAACTATCAGAGGCAACAATCAAGACAGGCGTACAATGCGGTAAATGAAG AGGATGGAAACTATCATGGAAATAGGGGCCGTGGTCAAGGTGGAGTAAGAGGAGAAAGGGGTCGTGGTTTGAGCAGGGGTGGTTATGGGAATCAAGGGGATGGTTACAGAAACTTTGAAGGTGATGGGTACCGAAACTACCAAGGAGATGGGCCCAGAAACTACCAAAGGGATGGGCCCAGAAATTTCCAAAGGGATGGGCCCAGAAACTACCAAGGTGATGGGCCCAGAAATTATCAAAGGGATGGGTCTAGAGATTACCAAGGAGATGGCCCCAGAAATTACCAAAGGGATGGGCCCAGAAACTACCAAGGGGATGGGCCCAGAAATTTCCAAAGAGATGGGCCCAGAAACTATCATGGTGATGGTGGATATGATAACTACCGAGGTGGAAGAGGGGGTGGTTATGGGAATTATCGTGGTGGGCGGGGTTATGGAAATAATCAAGGCGGGGGTGATTATGGAAACTACAAAGGCAGTGGTGAATATGGAAACTATCAAG ATAACAATGGTTATGCAAATCGCGGTCGAGGTGGTCGTGGAGGAAATGCAGGATATCGTG ATTTCGGATCAAACGTGTACTGTGGCTGTTAA